TGATTTTCACTTCAGGTGCTGGCGCGGTCGATGAGGGTGAAACCGGTGTCGATCCGTACGGGAGCCTGGCGGGACGCCGGGTTGTCGAAGCGCTCGAGCAGCGCCTGGGCCACTTGCAGGCCGATGGTTTTGCCGTCGACGCTGACGGTCGACAGCGCCGGATGCACATGGGCTGCGCTACTCAAGTCACCGAAGCCCATGACAGCCAGATCCGTCGGCACCTTCAGTCCACGACTGGCGGCTTCGGCCAGTACCCCTTGGGCGACGGTGTCGGAACTGCACACGACAATATCGGGCTTGCCGGGCTGATCGAGCAAACGCTGAAGCCCTTCTCGCCCGACGGCCAGGGTCGCGGGTGGCGCGAGGACTTCCATTGGCACCTCGCCCACGCCCAGGCGCTTGAGTTCGGCAATCAGGCTTTGGCAACGGCGCAGGCCGCGGGGGTCGCTGATGCTGACCACAGAAAAGTTCTTGTAACCTTTGCCCACCAGATGCCGGGCGGTCGCCTCCCCGACCTTCTCATGGGAAAAGCCCACCAGCATGTCCAAAGGATCTTCACTCAAGTCCCAGGCCTCGACCACCGGAATGCCCGCCTGCGCCAGTCGCAAGCGGCTGGACTCGGTGTGCAGTGTACCGGTCAGGACGATGCCATCCGGGCGCCGGCCGAGGACAGCCTCGAGCAGGTTTTCTTCCTGCTGCGCCGAGTAGCCGGTCAGGCCCAACAGCGTCTGATAACCGGCCTGGGTCAGGCGGTCCATCAGTGCTTGCACGGTATCGGCGAAAATCGAGTTGGCGATGGTGGGCAGAAAAATCGCCACCAGGCGGCTTTTGTTGCTCGCCAGGCCACCGGCCAGCATGTTCGGCACGTAACCGGTCTGGCGCACGGCCTCGCGGACCTTTTCCCGGGTGTTCTCGGAGACCAGTTCCGGCCGATGCAACGCCCTGGACACGGTCATCGGCGACACCCCGGCGACCTTGGCCACATCAATCAAGGTCAGACTGGAGGGGGTCCGGGAAGCCGATGTGTCAGTGGAGGGCGCTGCTGGTTTCTTGGCCATGAACCTGTCCGAATGCGCGCCCCGATGTCGGGCGCGGCGATGAAGCCGTGTGTGTGAGGGCGCCAAACTTAGCAAAGGTCGGCGCATTATTCACGATACGGCTTTCAATTCCTGCGCCACGACGCAAAACGGGGCCAGGTTTCCCTGGCCCCGTTTCGGGTCAATCAACGCCTGAGGATCAGACCTCGCCCACCAGTACGTCGGCGATGCGGATACTCAACGCCGCGCCGGTCAGCGTCGGGTTCACGCAGGACGACGACGGCATGACACTGGTACCGGCGATGAACAGGTTCGGGTGGTCGTGGGTGCGGCAATCGCGGTCGACCACCGAGTCCTTCGGATCGTCTCCCATGATGGTGGTGCCCATGATGTGCTGACGGTTCTGGAAGCCCACGTCGGTGCTGAGAATGTCAGCATCGAGCAGCTTGGCGAACTGTTTGAAGTCTTCCAGGGCCTTCTCTTTACCGGCGTGCCAGTAATCCGGAACGCTGTAGTAGATCTCCGGCACCGGCAGGCCGATCGCGTCGAACTTGGTCTTGCTCGGCGTGATGCGGTTTTCCGGCAGCGGCAGTGTTTCGAAGTCCACCGCCCAGTTCAGCGAACGCGCCGATTGCAGCTGGATCTGCTCATCGAGCTTGGAGCCGAGCACGCCCTTGGCGATCAGGTTCGAGGTGATCTGCGAGGTCGGCACGGTGTTGCGCACCTTGATCTTGTAGCTCGGGTACTGCTCACGGAACGCGCCGTCGCGGCTGTTCAGGTAGACCAGCAACTGGGTCGGCCCCTGGCCTGGCCACATGTCTTCCTTGGTCATGACGTTCATGCTGATGCCGGTGTGGTCCATCAGGTTGCGCCCGACCTGGTCGGAGGAGTTGGCAATGCCGTTGGGGTATTTCTCGGAGGTCGACATCAGCAACAGCTTCGGCGATTCGATGCCGTAGGCGGCCAGCACGAAGGCCCGCGCGGTCAGCTTGTGCTTGGTCTTGTCGGGAGTCATGTACCAGACCGCGGTGATCTTGCCGTCGTCGCCGGCCTCGATCTTGTACACCACCGAGTTGTCCAGGACCTTGGCGCCATGGCGCTCGGCTTCGTCGATGTGCATCGAGCCATCGTACTTGGCCGCCGTCGGGCACACCGGGTTGCAGTTGTTGTTGCCGGCGCACGGCGGGCGCTTGCCGTAAGGGCGGGTCGCACGGCCGTTGGGTTCGAGGATCGGGTTGTAGCCGCCCTTGCTCAACAGCTCGGACAGGCGCTTGAACATGTAGCTCGGTTTCAGCCCTTCCATCGGGTACGGAATCGAGCGCGGCGGGAACGCGTCGCCGCCCTGCCCGCTTTCATCCTGGCCATCGACGCCGGACACGCCCAGCTCGGTTTCGGCGCGGGCGTAGAACGGTTCGAGTTCGTCATAGCTGATCGGCCAGTCACGACCACGGCCGTACAACGACTTCAGACGGAAGTCGTTAGGCAGCATGCGCCACAGCGACGAACCGAAGTGCCAGGTGGTGCCACCAACCACACGCAGGTAGGAAGTGTTGTATTTCACCGGGCCGACTTGCTGCAGGTAGTCGCCGTAGGTGGATGGCGCGTGGGGCAGGCTCGGGTAAGGCGAACCGGCACCTTGCAGCTTGGCGTTGGCCAGCGACAGCTTGACCGGGGCATTGCGGAAGGTTTCGACGATGTCACGGCGGTTCACCCGGGGACCGGCTTCGAGCACGATCACCGACTTGTTCGCCTTGGCCAGACCGGTGGCGATCAGGCCGCCCATGACGCCGGAGCCGATGATGACCACATCGGCATCGAATTGATCGCTGCTCATACTTTCGAACCTTTAGTAGCTGCTGGTTTGGCGCCCCATGTAGCCGGGCCGCCACCGTAAGTTGGGATGATGAGAATGCCGTGGGTCGGCTGGTACATCATGGCTTGGGAGTAAGCGATCAGTTCGGCATCCACCGGCTCGCCGACGATGCCCAGGTACCAGGCCGAAATGATGCTGGTGGCCGTGGCCTTCAGCGAAGCATCCGGGTCCGGCTGCGCCAGGTACTCATCGACATGCTTGTAGCCACGGGCGTCGATCAATTGCTTGAGGGCGATGGCGTTGGTCGAGAAGTTCGGCGCCCGCTTGTCCAGCGCGGCGAAGTAACGGGCGGCCAGCACCGGGTTGACCGGGCGGCTGACCAGAAACTGCGACAGCGCGATGAAGTCTTCGCTGGACACCTGCGCGGCCAGCACCGACTGCCAGGGCATCACGCCGCTGACCAGCGCCGTCAGCCCCAGGGCCACGGAACCGCGCAACAGGTTACGGCGCGAGAAACCCGCCGGGGTTTGCGATTGAGTCTGTTTGTTCGTCATGTCCATTACTCAGGCTCCCTTGCGACGACGGGAAATCGCGAACAGGCCGATCAGCACGCACACGAGGATGATTGCCGGGATGGTGTACTTCGCCAGCACCGCCAACGGTGCCTTGGGCCCGCCCTCGCGGACCTGCGCGACATCGGCGGCGGTGACGACGCCTTCGGCATTGCCGTAACGCGACAGCACGTAGTTGCTGACGTCGGCGATCTGCTGGTCGTTCAGGCGGTCGGTGAACAGCGCGTCCGGACCGAAACCGGGCATGTCGATGGCCACGCCGTCGACTTCGCGGTGCACGCCGTAGACGATGGTCGCGATCAGGTTGTCCGTGCGAGCGGTGGCAGTGTTGTGGAACAGCGACGGGAACTCCTTGTTGCCCTGGCCGTTTGGCTGGTGGCAGTTGGCGCAGGTGCCGCTGAAGATGTGCCAGCCCGGGTTGTCTTCCGGCTTGCCGCCGCGCAGGGTCAGCTCATCGACCGAAGCCTGGCCGTATTCGTGACGGGCGCGGGCTTCGCCGGTCTTGATCGGCGTGGTCTGTTGCAGGTAGGCGGCGATGGCCTTGAGGTCGGCATCGCCGAGGTATTGCAGGCTGTGCTCCACCGCTTCGGCCATCGGGCCGGCGGCCTGGGCCTTGCCTTCGACGTGGCCGGTGCGCAGGTAGGCGACGATCTCGTCACTGGACCAGGCGCCGATGCCGCTGACCTTGTCGGAGGTGATGTTGGGCGCATACCAGCTGCCCAGCGAACCACCGGCCAGGGGCTTGCTGCTGTCCGCCGCCATCAACAGGTTGCGCGGGGTGTGGCAGGTGTCGCAATGCGCCAGGCCGTTGACCAGGTAATCACCACGGTTGACCTCGGCCGACTTGGCCGGGTCCGGGGTGAAACGCTTGTCGCTGTGGAACAGCGCGTTCCAGCCGATCATCGAGATGCGCACGCTGAACGGGAAGTCCAGGGCGGTCTTCTGGTTCGGCGTATCGACCGGCTTCACTTCATGCATGAAGTAATCGTAGAGCTCGGCGATATCGCTGTCGGTCATCTTCGAGTACGAGGTGTACGGCATCGCCGGGTACAGGTGAGTGCCATCCGGGGTGACCCCGTCCCGTACCGCACGGGCAAACTGCTCGGCGGTGTAATTGCCGATACCCGCGGTTTTCGACGGGGTGATGTTGGTCGAGTAGATGGTGCCCATCGGCGAGCTGAGCGAGTAGCCCCCGGCGAACGGCTTGCCGCCCGGTGCCGTGTGACAAGCCACGCAGTCGGCGGCGACCGCCAGGCGCTTGCCGGCGGATGCGCCGCTATCGAGCGCCTCCGCCTGGGCGACCGTGGCGAACGCCAGGGTCATCAATCCTGCAAAGGCATACGCCCTGCTCTTTCCTTTATCAATGCGACGCGGCATGAGTCCTTCCCCAGGCAACTGCTTTTTTTCACGGTGGTGAAAAGCGGGAACACCTGTCCCCGTCATCCTGAAAAATCAGCATGAAGAGGTACGATGTCGTATGAATTTGCGGGGAATATTTCACACAATGTAACACTTGGCAACAGAAAGAAAAGGCCAATGGCCATCTTTTGTATATTTGTGCTGAATGCTCTAGATCAATGGTTTCAACGATTGTTAGGGGACAACCTGCGTTTTACCATGCCGGCCATTCGCCACGAATGTGCGACTTTTTATTACGAAAGAAACCTTTCGTAACCCTACAGTTGTGGACGTTGCGGCCGAAAGATGTACGACGACCTCCGCTTTTCATTACGAGTTTCGACCGAGAAAACTCCGTCCCCCACATACCCGCAGGATGCCTTATGAGTTGGATAAATGACGCAAAGCTCTCAACCAAATTGATCACCGCCTTCGCCGTGTGTGCCTTCATCACACTCGGCGTCGGCCTGCTGGGAAGCCGGGGAGTGAGTGAACTCTCGAACAGCCTCAGATCCGTGTTCAACAACAACCTGGTCGGCGTGATGAACATCGCGCAGACGAAAATCAAGGCGGTCGGACAGACCCGCGACATGTATCGACTCTACGTCGCCACGGCTGCCGGGCTGCCCCAAAGCAGCAAAGACGAATTCCTCGCCTCGCTGGCCGCCAACAAACTGGCCAGCGAGAAAGCCTTCGCCGAATACCGGCGCACGCCACTGGCCGACGACGAACGCGCCGCCGCCGATCGAATGGAAAAAGCCTGGCCCGTCTACCAGGCGATCGTGCAGAAGTACCTGGACCTGATGAAGGCCGGCGATGTGGAAAACGGCCGCGCCCTGCTGCTCGGTGATCTGCAGAAGAACTACCGCGTGGTCATGGACGAACTGACCCTGATGAACAACTCCAACGACCAGCAAGTCAGCGAGGCCGCGAACAATGCGCTGCTGACCGAGTCGTCGGCCAGGACCTCGCTGTACATCGGCATCGTAGTCGCCTTCATCGCCGCCATCCTGCTCGGCCTGTTCATCAGCCGACTGATCAGCCGCCCGATCGGCTACGCCGTGGCGAGCGCCCGCAGCATTGCCGGTGGCGACCTGACCCAACACATCACCAGCACCGGTCGCGATGAAGCCGGCCAACTGCTCACCGCCCTGGCCGAGATGCAGGGCAGCCTGAAAAACACCATCCAGCAGATCGCCAGCGCGGCCGATCAACTGGCTTCCGCCGCTGAAGAGCTGACCGCCGTCACCGACAATGGCAGTCGCGGGTTGGTGCGCCAGAACGACGAGATCCAACAGGCTGCCACCGCGGTCACCGAAATGACCTCCGCCGTCGAAGAAGTCGCGCGCAACGCCGTCTCCACCTCGCAAGCCTCCCAGGCCACCAGCGAGCAAGCCAGCAAAGGCCGCGACCAGGCACGAAACGCCGTCGCCGCGATCAACAACGCCACCAGCGAAATCGCCACCTCCACCACCATGGTCAAGGACCTGGCCGAACAAGTGCGCGACATCGGCAAAGTACTGGACGTGATTCGCGGCATCGCCGAACAGACCAACCTGCTGGCCCTGAACGCCGCCATCGAAGCCGCACGCGCCGGCGAACAGGGCCGGGGCTTCGCCGTGGTCGCCGACGAAGTCCGCGCCCTGGCTGCCAGAACCCAGGCCTCCACCGGCGAAATCGAAGGCATGATCAACAGCGTGCGCAGCAGCGCCGATGAAGCCGTGGGCGCCATGGGCAAAAGCCAGTCACTGGTCAGCGAAACCCAGGCCCTGGCCCAGTCCACCGGCCAGGCCCTGGAACAGATCGCCGACGGCATCGCACAAATCAACGACCGCAACCTCGTCATCGCCACCGCCTCGGAAGAACAGGCCCACGTGGCTCGCGAGGTGGATCGCAACCTGGTCAACATCCAGGACCTGTCGACCCAGACAGCAGCAGGTGCGCATCAGACGAGCGCTTCGACCCAGGAATTGTCGAACCTGGCGACTTCGTTCAATGCGTTGGTGAGTCGGTTTCGGTTGTAATCAGGTGATGAGGCATGAGGCCAGCGTGCAATGCGCTGGACTCGCCTCGCACCATCAACGACTTTTTGCGATCACACCCGCCATGTACTGATTCAAATCGCGCAGGTCCTGGACGCTCCAGGCATGCGGCGGCAGCTTCACTCCGTTCTCCCGTAATGTCCTTGGAATCAGGTCGCCGTTGGGACGCAGGATGATCGAAGAGACGATCACACCGGGGTATTCACCCAGGCGCTTCTTGAAGCTGGCGGTTGTCAGGTCTGGCGTCGGCGGTGTGCTTTTGTTTGCCAACGGTCCTGTCGCCTTGAGATCGGGGCCATGGCAGATGGCGCACCGTTGCAGGTAGAGATTTTTCCCGTTCGCATTTTCCGCACAGGACAGTGACGATTGGACGAGGGAGAAAAATCCGAGCGAGGCGATGAGTAATATTTTCATTTCTGAGGCGGCCTTCCTTGAGCCGTTGATACGAAAAAGCCCCTCCAGGTTGATCCGGGAGGGGCTTTGTTTTTTCTGTCGACACCGCTGAAGCAGCATGGAGCCGGTAGAAAAAAGGCCATACAGGCCGCAATTGTTTGGTGTCCCAGGGCAGGTTCGAACTGCCAACCTTCCCCTTAGGAGGGGGATGCTCTATCCAATTGAGCTACTGAGACACGAGTCGACCACGAGGACCGCGGTGCGATGGACGGCGTGCATGTTAACGGGCAGGTCTGCTTTTGTCATGTCGTCCGTAGTGCTTTTTAAGTGTAGGCAGGCGCCTGTGGCCCACGCGGGATTTGTTCATCGGGCAAAATGCATCACTGCAAAATGCTATCAATGCAATTTGCAACGGGCGCTTTATTCAAGACCCTCCTAACCCACTGTTTTTAAATGACTTAATAGCCGTTAGACTGTTGGCATGTCGGCTGCTTTATCTGTTCCCAAAGAACAATGGAGGCCAGCCTCATGACCCGCGCCCTTCTCTTTGCGAATGCGATCGCCCTGGCGACTTTGCTGGGATTTCATTTTGCCCCTGAACGCGGCACCGAGCCGGTGGCCCAGCACATGCCACATTACCTTCAGTTGCAGAAGGCGCCGCAGTGGGCGGTGTTGAGTGATCAACACGGTTTTGCCAGCCAGGAGGTGAGCGAGGACATTCGCTTGTCCGCGCCTGCTTCAGAACGCCTGGTATTTTGATCAAACCCTCAGGAGTACAGCATGTCCCGATCAGCCGCAGGTTTTTTCATACTCGCCCTGTTGAGCGCCATTCTTCATTTTTCACTGTTCCAGGACTCGCTCATCACCCTGCCGCTGATTGCCTGCGGCGTTTTCAGCACGTTGTTTGTCCTGGCGCTGATCGCCGGTCGCAAGTTCAAGTTTGATCCGGTACTGCGTTGATTCGCAGCAGGTTCAACAACCGGGCGACCGTGCTGGCCAGGTCGCCGGAGTTATCGAGCCGATAGAGGCGCGGCTGATCCACTGAGGTGTCAGCCGCGAAGTCGTCGTTGCGACGCAGCCGGGCGTCGATCTGCGCAAGGTTTTCACGCCCTCGGCGCAGCAGGCGCTCACGCAGCACACTCTCGTTCACGACCAGCAGGATCGGCAGCAGGGTCGGATAACGCGACGAGGCCTGGGCCAGATGCCCACGAGAGCCGTTGACCAGGACATGGCGCCCTTCCTTGAGCCATTGGTCGATCACCCGAGGAATTCCGTAATCGAGTCCGTTGGCCTTCCAGCACAGCGCAAAGTCGCCGTTGCGTTGCCGGCGCTCGAATTCTTCAGGGGAAACGCCGATGGCGTCCTCCCCCACCGATTCCGCCGAACGGGTGATGACACGGCGCACCACTTCGCAACCTTGAGCCAACAGAGGCTCGCGGGCCGCCTCTATCAGGCTGTCTTTGCCCGACCCGGAGGGCCCCATCAGGTAAATCAGCCTGCCATCCATCCTGAATCAGCCTCCGATGATCAAATTGCCACTAGTAAATCGGCCATTTGCCACTATTCTGTATAAAATAAGGAAATGTGATGGAGTTCGCATAGCTTGGACCCTCGGACGTCTTCGGACAGCACCTGTCGGTCTACAGAATGCGATCAGCGGTACGGATCTGGCCTGCTTTTCAAACCAGTCCGCATTTCTGATAATTGGTGCTGGCATAACGCCTTTATCCAGTTCAATATTTGTCACAGAATTGACGCCAATGAACTGGCAAGTTTGAGGCATGATGCGAGCCTCTTTCAATTCAGGTTGAACATTTGGCCATGGACCTTGTCCTATCAGACATCGTGCGGCCAATCCCGAGAACCGCTCCCCTGAACTAACCGGTTAAATATATGCGCCCAGCGAAACAGATAGCTTACTCCAGCCGTACCGCTGACAAGTTCGTCGTACGTCTGCCAGACGGAATGCGTGAGCGCATTGCCGACGTAGCCCGCAACCATCATCGCAGCATGAACTCCGAAATCATTGCGCGCCTGGAGCAGAGTCTTATTCAGGAAGGCGCATTGGGTGAAGAGCTGAGCATGCGCCTGGACAGCCCGGAACTGTCCCTGCATGAACGCGAATTGCTGCAACGCTTCCGTCAACTCTCCCATCGCCAGCAGAACGCCCTCGTTTCGCTGATTGCGCATGACGCCGAAATGGCCGCAGACGCCTCCTGATTCATCCGAATTCTCAAAGCCAGCCTGATCGCTGGCTTTTTTTTGCCCTGATTTTTTGTACCGGAAAAAGCCAGGCAGAAAAAAACCCGCCATTGGGCGGGTTTTTCGGTGTGGGCTTCAGAGCAGGAAGATCGTCGCCAGGCCCAGGAAGATGAAGAAGCCACCGCTGTCGGTCATGGCCGTGATCATCACACTGGCACCCATCGCCGGATCGCGACCCAGGCGGGCCAAGGTCATGGGGATCAGCACCCCCATCAACGCCGCCAGCAACAGGTTGAGGGTCATGGCGGCGGTCATCACCACGCCGAGCGACCAACTGCCGTACAGCAAGTAGGCCACGACGCCAATCACCCCGCCCCACACCAGGCCATTGATCAGGGCGACCGCCAGTTCCTTGCGCATCAGCCGCGAAGTATTGCCGGTGCTCACCTGGTCGAGTGCCATGGCGCGAACGATCATGGTGATGGTCTGGTTGCCCGAGTTACCACCGATCCCCGCCACGATCGGCATCAACGCCGCCAGTGCTACCAGTTTTTCGATCGAGCCTTCGAACAGGCCGATCACCCGGGAGGCCACGAACGCGGTGATCAGGTTGATCGCCAGCCAGGCCCAGCGGTTGCGCAGGGATTTCCAGACCGAGGCGAAGATGTCTTCTTCTTCGCGCAGACCCGCCATGCTGAGCACTTCGCTTTCGCTCTCTTCACGGATCAGGTCGACCATTTCGTCGATGGTCAGACGACCAATCAGCTTGCCGTTCTTGTCGACCACCGGCGCCGAGATCAAGTCGTAACGCTCGAACGCCTGGGCGGCGTCGTAGGCGTCTTCGTCCGGGTGGAAACTCACCGGATCGCTGGCCATGACTTCCGCGACTTGCTTGTCCGGGTCGTTGACCAGCAGGCGCTTGATCGGCAGCACGCCCTTGAGGATGCCGTCGTAATCGACCACGAACAGTTTGTCGGTGTGGCCCGGCAACTCCTTGAGACGACGCAGGTAACGCAGGACCACTTCGAGACTGACATCCTCGCGGATCGTCACCATCTCGAAGTCCATCAGCGCACCGACCTGCTCCTCGTCATAGGACAACGCGGAGCGAACGCGCTCACGCTGTTGCGCATCGAGGGTTTCCATCAGCTCATGGACGACGTCACGCGGCAGCTCGGAGGCCAGGTCGGCGAGTTCGTCGGCGTCCATGTCCTTGGCCGCCGCCAGGAGCTCGTGATCGTCCATGTCGGCGATCAGGGTTTCACGGACCGAATCGGATACTTCAAGGAGGATGTCGCCGTCGCGATCGGCCTTGACCAGTTGCCACAGCGTCAGACGATCGTCCAGCGGCAGTGCTTCAAGGATGTAGGCGACGTCGGCGGAGTGCAGGTCGTCGAGCTTGCGTTGCAGCTCGACGAGGTTCTGCCGGTGGACCAGGCTCTCGACCCGATCCTGATTGGGGCCTTGCTCGCGATGCGTCAGGTCTTCGACCATGCGCTGACGCTGCAACAGCTCGACGACCTGCGCGAGGCGATCCTGCAGACTTTCCTGTGTTTTCTTTACTTCAACTTCGGACATAGGCGAACTCCACTCCCAGCAGCGGAGCACGCCGGGAGGATCAATCAGTCAATTCTTGATTGGAACAACGGTTTACTGAATTTCTACTGGGTAAGTCCATGGAGGTATTCCACAAGCCCCGGCGGGGCTGACGGGCGCAATGATACACCGCCCGACAGTTTTAAACGTTAAAAAATCTTGGCTGAAACAAGCGCTTGCGAGACAAACCTGAGCGCCATCCTGATCCATGAAAATGCGACGACTCATTCTGAAAAGAAAACACACCCGCGCCGAAAAATGTACCGGCTAACCTTGAGTCAGACCGTCATGGAGGACGTTTGATGCCATCCAATGCCCATTCTTTTTTAATGATCGCCCTGCTCTGCCCACCGC
This DNA window, taken from Pseudomonas sp. MYb118, encodes the following:
- a CDS encoding LacI family DNA-binding transcriptional regulator, whose translation is MAKKPAAPSTDTSASRTPSSLTLIDVAKVAGVSPMTVSRALHRPELVSENTREKVREAVRQTGYVPNMLAGGLASNKSRLVAIFLPTIANSIFADTVQALMDRLTQAGYQTLLGLTGYSAQQEENLLEAVLGRRPDGIVLTGTLHTESSRLRLAQAGIPVVEAWDLSEDPLDMLVGFSHEKVGEATARHLVGKGYKNFSVVSISDPRGLRRCQSLIAELKRLGVGEVPMEVLAPPATLAVGREGLQRLLDQPGKPDIVVCSSDTVAQGVLAEAASRGLKVPTDLAVMGFGDLSSAAHVHPALSTVSVDGKTIGLQVAQALLERFDNPASRQAPVRIDTGFTLIDRAST
- a CDS encoding GMC family oxidoreductase, whose product is MSSDQFDADVVIIGSGVMGGLIATGLAKANKSVIVLEAGPRVNRRDIVETFRNAPVKLSLANAKLQGAGSPYPSLPHAPSTYGDYLQQVGPVKYNTSYLRVVGGTTWHFGSSLWRMLPNDFRLKSLYGRGRDWPISYDELEPFYARAETELGVSGVDGQDESGQGGDAFPPRSIPYPMEGLKPSYMFKRLSELLSKGGYNPILEPNGRATRPYGKRPPCAGNNNCNPVCPTAAKYDGSMHIDEAERHGAKVLDNSVVYKIEAGDDGKITAVWYMTPDKTKHKLTARAFVLAAYGIESPKLLLMSTSEKYPNGIANSSDQVGRNLMDHTGISMNVMTKEDMWPGQGPTQLLVYLNSRDGAFREQYPSYKIKVRNTVPTSQITSNLIAKGVLGSKLDEQIQLQSARSLNWAVDFETLPLPENRITPSKTKFDAIGLPVPEIYYSVPDYWHAGKEKALEDFKQFAKLLDADILSTDVGFQNRQHIMGTTIMGDDPKDSVVDRDCRTHDHPNLFIAGTSVMPSSSCVNPTLTGAALSIRIADVLVGEV
- a CDS encoding sugar dehydrogenase complex small subunit gives rise to the protein MDMTNKQTQSQTPAGFSRRNLLRGSVALGLTALVSGVMPWQSVLAAQVSSEDFIALSQFLVSRPVNPVLAARYFAALDKRAPNFSTNAIALKQLIDARGYKHVDEYLAQPDPDASLKATATSIISAWYLGIVGEPVDAELIAYSQAMMYQPTHGILIIPTYGGGPATWGAKPAATKGSKV
- a CDS encoding cytochrome c, yielding MPRRIDKGKSRAYAFAGLMTLAFATVAQAEALDSGASAGKRLAVAADCVACHTAPGGKPFAGGYSLSSPMGTIYSTNITPSKTAGIGNYTAEQFARAVRDGVTPDGTHLYPAMPYTSYSKMTDSDIAELYDYFMHEVKPVDTPNQKTALDFPFSVRISMIGWNALFHSDKRFTPDPAKSAEVNRGDYLVNGLAHCDTCHTPRNLLMAADSSKPLAGGSLGSWYAPNITSDKVSGIGAWSSDEIVAYLRTGHVEGKAQAAGPMAEAVEHSLQYLGDADLKAIAAYLQQTTPIKTGEARARHEYGQASVDELTLRGGKPEDNPGWHIFSGTCANCHQPNGQGNKEFPSLFHNTATARTDNLIATIVYGVHREVDGVAIDMPGFGPDALFTDRLNDQQIADVSNYVLSRYGNAEGVVTAADVAQVREGGPKAPLAVLAKYTIPAIILVCVLIGLFAISRRRKGA
- a CDS encoding methyl-accepting chemotaxis protein, with translation MSWINDAKLSTKLITAFAVCAFITLGVGLLGSRGVSELSNSLRSVFNNNLVGVMNIAQTKIKAVGQTRDMYRLYVATAAGLPQSSKDEFLASLAANKLASEKAFAEYRRTPLADDERAAADRMEKAWPVYQAIVQKYLDLMKAGDVENGRALLLGDLQKNYRVVMDELTLMNNSNDQQVSEAANNALLTESSARTSLYIGIVVAFIAAILLGLFISRLISRPIGYAVASARSIAGGDLTQHITSTGRDEAGQLLTALAEMQGSLKNTIQQIASAADQLASAAEELTAVTDNGSRGLVRQNDEIQQAATAVTEMTSAVEEVARNAVSTSQASQATSEQASKGRDQARNAVAAINNATSEIATSTTMVKDLAEQVRDIGKVLDVIRGIAEQTNLLALNAAIEAARAGEQGRGFAVVADEVRALAARTQASTGEIEGMINSVRSSADEAVGAMGKSQSLVSETQALAQSTGQALEQIADGIAQINDRNLVIATASEEQAHVAREVDRNLVNIQDLSTQTAAGAHQTSASTQELSNLATSFNALVSRFRL
- a CDS encoding c-type cytochrome — protein: MKILLIASLGFFSLVQSSLSCAENANGKNLYLQRCAICHGPDLKATGPLANKSTPPTPDLTTASFKKRLGEYPGVIVSSIILRPNGDLIPRTLRENGVKLPPHAWSVQDLRDLNQYMAGVIAKSR
- a CDS encoding PA3371 family protein, translating into MSRSAAGFFILALLSAILHFSLFQDSLITLPLIACGVFSTLFVLALIAGRKFKFDPVLR
- the phnN gene encoding phosphonate metabolism protein/1,5-bisphosphokinase (PRPP-forming) PhnN, producing the protein MDGRLIYLMGPSGSGKDSLIEAAREPLLAQGCEVVRRVITRSAESVGEDAIGVSPEEFERRQRNGDFALCWKANGLDYGIPRVIDQWLKEGRHVLVNGSRGHLAQASSRYPTLLPILLVVNESVLRERLLRRGRENLAQIDARLRRNDDFAADTSVDQPRLYRLDNSGDLASTVARLLNLLRINAVPDQT
- a CDS encoding Arc family DNA-binding protein, producing the protein MRPAKQIAYSSRTADKFVVRLPDGMRERIADVARNHHRSMNSEIIARLEQSLIQEGALGEELSMRLDSPELSLHERELLQRFRQLSHRQQNALVSLIAHDAEMAADAS
- the mgtE gene encoding magnesium transporter, coding for MSEVEVKKTQESLQDRLAQVVELLQRQRMVEDLTHREQGPNQDRVESLVHRQNLVELQRKLDDLHSADVAYILEALPLDDRLTLWQLVKADRDGDILLEVSDSVRETLIADMDDHELLAAAKDMDADELADLASELPRDVVHELMETLDAQQRERVRSALSYDEEQVGALMDFEMVTIREDVSLEVVLRYLRRLKELPGHTDKLFVVDYDGILKGVLPIKRLLVNDPDKQVAEVMASDPVSFHPDEDAYDAAQAFERYDLISAPVVDKNGKLIGRLTIDEMVDLIREESESEVLSMAGLREEEDIFASVWKSLRNRWAWLAINLITAFVASRVIGLFEGSIEKLVALAALMPIVAGIGGNSGNQTITMIVRAMALDQVSTGNTSRLMRKELAVALINGLVWGGVIGVVAYLLYGSWSLGVVMTAAMTLNLLLAALMGVLIPMTLARLGRDPAMGASVMITAMTDSGGFFIFLGLATIFLL